One window of Quercus robur chromosome 5, dhQueRobu3.1, whole genome shotgun sequence genomic DNA carries:
- the LOC126726297 gene encoding uncharacterized protein LOC126726297 has translation MRDVTGVTVIISLIATGIVLHNIEGSCERFPVSQRFKLVDLVGKLYTHRNVLQKDSINLEHKFDQLRSLNKAHEELPPERMLVTERTQERMLVPKRTQDKMLVAERTQERMLAPKRKKNGGLSKWERRLNQILKLIKQSQCWLLRH, from the exons ATGAGGGATGTGACTGGTGTGACCGTGATCATCAGCTTAATTGCAACTGGTATTGTGCTACACAATATTGAAGGTTCTTGTGAGAG gtTTCCTGTTTCCCAAAGGTTCAAACTTGTAGATTTGGTGGGAAAGCTTTACACTCATAGGAATGTGCTACAGAAAGACTCGATTAACCTTGAACACAAATTTGATCAGTTGAGAAGTCTCAACAAAG CACATGAAGAGCTTCCTCCAGAAAGAATGCTAGTTACTGAAAGGACTCAAGAGAGAATGCTAGTTCCTAAAAGGACTCAAGACAAAATGCTAGTTGCTGAAAGGACTCAAGAAAGAATGCTAGCTCctaaaaggaagaagaatggaGGACTGTCAAAATGGGAGAGAAGGCTGAACCAAATATTGAAGTTGATAAAGCAAAGTCAGTGTTGGCTACTAAGACATTAA